The following proteins come from a genomic window of Nicotiana tomentosiformis chromosome 12, ASM39032v3, whole genome shotgun sequence:
- the LOC108942786 gene encoding uncharacterized protein: MRTATMDCIRKAAREVLGVSKGYYGRHQGDLWWNDVVQGKVEAKKAAYLRLVKSTNEEERRVNRGRYKEARKEAKLAVMEAKDATFVRLYKELGEKGGEKKLFRLAKARERKARDLDQVRCIKDEEGRVLTKDAQIKRRWQDYFYRLMSEEGDKDVVLGELGHSGSHQDFRYCRRIKAEEVVGAMCKMSRGRATGPDEIPVEMWRCVGRACLEWLTALFNVIFRTKRMPDEWR, translated from the coding sequence ATGCGGACAGCTACAATGGACTGTATAAGAAAGGCGGCGAGAGAGGTGCTAGGGGTCTCGAAGGGTTACTATGGCAGGCACCAAGGCGACTTGTGGTGGAATGatgtggtccaaggtaaagtggaagcaaagaaagCAGCGTATCTTAGGTTAGTGAAGAGCACAAACGAGGAAGAGAGGAGAGTGAATAGAGGAAGATATAAGGAAGCCAGGAAAGAGGCGAAGTTAGCGGTCATGGAGGCTAAGGATGCAACGTTTGTTCGGCTGTACAAGGAGTTGGGGGAAAAAGGAGGGGAGAAGAAGCTATTTCGGCTGGCCAAGGctagagagaggaaggctcgtgaCCTGGATCAAGTGAGGTGTATCAAAGACGAGGAAGGCAGAGTATTGACgaaagatgcccagattaagcgGAGATGGCAGGATTATTTCTATCGGCTTATGAGTGAAGAAGGGGACAAAGATGTTGTGCTAGGGGAATTGGGTCACTCCGGGAGTCACCAAGACTTTAGGTATTGTAGGCGTATTAAGgctgaggaggtcgtgggagctatgtgCAAGATGAGTAGGGGCCGAGCGACCGGGCCGGACGAAATTCCGGTGGAAATGTGGAGGTGTGTGGGTAGAGCATGCTTGGAATGGTTGACTGCGCTATTTAATGTTATCTtcaggacgaagaggatgccaGATGAATGGAGGTAG